The sequence ggtcttgAAGGCGAGAGGGAGGTGGAGCCGtcggtacccacggcggagatcagctcggcctgtggtggccgagCCGTCGCCGAGAAGGTGAAGAGTCGCACGGCTGGGGTgcgacgggagagagagagaggaagagagagaaactgacgggggagaggagagagaagggataaaaatctgactttttgaccaaattactattttgcccttcgcggtgttttgatcgtatcttcttcgttattactccgattcgggtctactccgtgtctacagactcctttcgccgtgctctacgcaacggcgcaagcggaattcccaaattctttctcgattaaaaagtcaaattttccccatcaaataatgcgagggcaaacttgtcttttcgctagaagatattaatccttactttttagatattttattttgggttattacattttGCCTTTCATCTTGATGATATTGTACTGAAAGACCAAACAGCTGGGCCAATGCATGGGCTTTCAAGGTATTCTTAGGGCTGAATTTGACCCTCAGTTGGCCCAAAGTGTATTTAGAACCCCATTCCCTTAAACTTGCTTGCCACCGTCATCCAAAAACTACAAGTGAAGATATATCCatccattttttttcctttttttcgcCCCAAAGTTAGCAAAGAGAGTGaggttttctcacacacattgTCAAGGTGCTATAAGAAGTTCGAACTCGAGAATACTGATATGCAAGTCAATACCTATTTTTACTGAATTAGACCAAAAGtttatgaataataaagagaagtaaaacaaaaactttcTTTACACGCAAACGAAAATTTTGGTGAGGCCTTGTGCGGTTGCACATATCTTATGAATAGGGTCGCTGATGGATAAGGTGAGTCAACTCATCGTCCTTTATAAGTAAGTGCATGTtgttgaaaacaaaagaatgcTAAATTCGCTACCTCTCTACTCTACCTGTAATAAGTGGCGTAACTATTGAGGCGGCACCTCCCCTCGCTAGAAAAACCATTGTAGATACTTCAAATTGTCCCTTTGCTCAGCTGGTGGTGGTGCACAGTTGCACAATGCacagattaccttatttccattttcagcattcaagtaaatgtctttgtccttttactttcatttatttttatattacttcatttacttaagtttacaatgtaaataagaaagtactctccatttggattcaaataaaaatattagaaaataaaaatatgaaaaatcgattttagtgcaaaatacgatttaggctaaaaatgatggcatATTAAGttaatatatacttcataataaaatcccataaaatcaagttttcttatttgatgtataaggaataaaagccgccaaaaattatcttgagaaaatgattattttgaaaaatcatttttcatacttagtcaatatttttacataaaacaatttttcatatatgatatgaatgcataAAAGGACCTAAGGTCAATCTAAGTAAAAAAACTTTAGATGTTTAATTCACAAAGAGTTTATAGCCTTTCAAAATTTCACCTCTGCTAAAAAATTCTTGGGTCCGTTATTTTGTCGCCATGCCAACACAGGTCGGCCATATGTGAGTGTGACTAATAATAGAGCGTGTTAGCTAATCACTACTTCAAATCCCAAGTCAACTGATTTTTTCGTTTTGTTGCATAACATATTAAGACTTTGTCCAAGTGCATATTCACTCAACCGAAGGGGCATGGTGTCCAAATATGAGTTTCATGTGTCAtgtggtttttctttttgttgacaaaaacatattaaaaggGGAATTCAAACATAAGATATCacattaaacataaaaaatctTTCCAGATCCTTCAAAATTAATGGACCGGCCCTAAGTAAAAGCCACTTGTGTCATGCGGGTATCCATAGTcataaaacagaaaaataagataCAAAACTATATGTACCCATTCcgttcaaaataatttaacccaaaatcatacatacatatatgctCATGTCACGCATGTCctattaaaaattcaaatctcaaCGCAGCAACCCGATTgaacaaacccagaaaactCATCAGGTACACTAATCTTCTCCaatttaccattttgccctccCTTCATTTCCTCTACCATATAGAACCCTTGCTTTGCCCCCTGGTACTCCGACCCCATCACCAGGGTCCCACCCCCGACCGTCACTCCGCACGTTCCAACTCGGACCGCCGAGTCCAACTCACTCCAACTCGTCAATTTTCCATCTATCCCAACCCCAACGCATTGCCTCGGGCACTGGCCCACCTCCCACGCTCCGTCCACCCGCCTCCACCGACCCGACCCGAACTCCAACGCCTCAGCGCCTCCCTCAAACACCCCTTGGCTCTCCGTGCCGTACCCGCTCACCACCCAAAACTCGTCCCCAATCACCACCCCCTGACACTCGTCTCGCTCCTGACTCATCTGAGTCAACTCAGTCCACTCGTCCAGTCTCAAATCATAAACCCACGCTGATTTCAACGCGTTCTTGTTCTCGTCGTGCCCACCCGCCACGTAGACCCGACCCGAGTAGGACCCGATTGCAAAGAAGGAACGCTTGGACGGCATGTCGTTGCCCTGTCTCCATTGAGAATTTGTGAAATCGTACACAAACACGTCGGTGACCGGGTCGTAGCTCACAGGGTCCCATCCGCCCATCGCCACAAGCTTCCCTTCGCAGCTTGCCAGTTGACAAAACAAAGGCAACCCATTTGGGTACTTGGGCACCGGGTCGACTCTCTGCCAAGAGCAACTCACCGGGTCAAACACGGCGATTCCGTAACTGGGAGAGTCGTTGGATTTGGGTCCGTCTGATTCTGATACGAGGGGCTCATGAGGAAGAGCTTGAACCAAGCATGCGACTTTATGGGTGTGGCCATTTTTCTTCCTGTGATGATAAAATTGTTGACTTTCTAATAGCGTCCGCCATGGACGACAGACCTGGGAAGCAACTGGGTGCGCTGAGTAAGGCAACCTAGTCAAGCACTCGAGCCCGAGTTCTTCAGGCAGACCCGGAAGCAATTGAGTCAACTTAAGATTCCACATGTTAGCAAAGAAGTGAACTTTGAAGCAGAGCAAAGATGCAATTTTTGCAGGAAAGCAAAGATGTAACTTTTGCAgcaaactagttttttttttttgttttttgttttttgtgagtGAGTGTGTTAGCTTTTCCCCGGCCATGAAGTTTGGGCATTTGACCATATATAGATACAGTTAGGATGAAAAAACTGTATGTATTGCACTGGGGATGTCGGGAAAAAAAATCCTGTTTCGGATTGGAAGGcgatttttttccaaaaaatatatattattaaaatctGGCGGTGGGCTCACAATAAGGGATAGATGATTTTTGACTAGTTGATAAAAAATAGAGATTATAGGATGGATAAGGGTCAGTGActtagaagaaaagaagaaaaaaagaaaaagaaaggaggggttggattggattggatgggATGAGGCCAAAAAGGAGGGGGCAACGCATAAtgcaaatcaaattcaatggACAACTGTACGCACATGGGGATGGGGATGAATGATTTTATGATTCAATCCAGTTCAATGGACAATTGGACATGACAGGACCTGGGTCCCTTTTCACACATGGCATGTCACGGGAGGTCGTGATGTTATCAGGGTAAAACTGGCTTGCCACGTGGCGGATAAGTGGATAAATGTCTTTTTGCTGTGTCTATAGAATTCAATCAATaattcaagattttttttattttttattttattttattatgaggagatgaggatgaggatgatgagtTTGAATTTGGCGTCACCTTCTTAGTTATTATTAGTTACTCAGTTGAATCTTGGATTAATTCAATTGGTGAAggagactttttttttttttcttttaaataatcaaataGTTACTTAGATAAATTTCAACGGTACAATCAAATACATTAAAAAGATGTCTAAAATACTAATTCTAAAAAggcaacaaactaacatgtTGAAAGCAAAACTAACGCAGACAAAAGCCGCACTAAAACTACTAGCCCACATCACTACAATTAGCAATAAGCCCAAATAAATCCCACAAATCCAATataaccaaaaccctaaaataacTCATGAGCCTAAACGAACCCTACCACCACCACTTGAAGAAGCACCGTCGTAGCCACACCCACCACCGCATCCATAACATATCTGAGGAAAATATGATTTCCGACGATCTACTTGCGCATAAGAGCGAACAAATAAACGAAAACAACAATTTTGTCAAATAACAATTAGGTGATTTGCAGCAACTTCTGTCAAATACGatgtaaaatcaaatttagagAACATGAGCGTCGTTAAGAAGTGGGTTTTGGGAGTATGATTTGATTGAGAACATAGACTAAAATGGGTGATGGGAAACTTCAATCTAACCATGGTTTAGAAGAAACCACCACAAGGGACTTTTGATTCAAAACGCATCAGTTGACTTATTTACTaacctaaaagaaaaagacaagaaGAGAATAGGAGGAGGATGGGCAGTGACGCTTTTTCCTCCTCCCCCCTCTATGGAATTTTCCATTAGGATTCAAAGAGGGAGAAAATGGTTAGAGTTTGGGtggttttatatgttttgGTGAGAGAGACCTGAGGCTTAGCAACAGGTTGATATGATTTGGTTATTGTAAGTGAAGTTTaatagttttttgttttgtttcgcTTATGGTGAATTGGATTTGTGTGGGCTCATTAACTAAAGGGAAGATGTGCTTTTAAGATTAGGTTTGTTAGTTTCATCCACTcttgttttaaaaagaattgtGGAGTAACTGTCTATATGCTTGTGAAAAGATCTCataagtgttttttttagtacaagagatagtctaaattatgagagaaactctcatgCAATGCGGATATCTCTTTTTGCTATCTCCGACCAATAACGCAATGGCACGTAGGATAACTTTTCCACGTGTTATTGTGTTATTGGCCGggaatagcaaaacagtgttatTCCTGTTACAAGTAAGTATTTTTGCTAAACTATAGCCTACATGGGATGagatttctctctcacacacacacacaatcgAGATACCATGAGGTTCAAACCTGAGACCTCTTGTTTACAGATCAATGCCCTTTTCAACTAGACTAGATTCCGTTTGTAGATCTCATGAGTTTTTAGTTTCATTTAGAGGCTTCGTTTCAAGAATAATTGTGTTTGACTTCATTTATGTTGTCACTTAATTTTATTGACAAACACCTTGACCATCAACCTCATAAATAATTCAAGTAGAGGAATTCATTTTGTGGGCAATACATATTTATGGAGTTCAAAGTCTTAGCTTCAAATCTTCAATGTTTGTGTTCCGCAGTATTTGTATTCCTCAACGTTTTTGTGACAAACGATGCCATTAGTTAATTTGGCAAATCAATCAAACTAAAATAAGTATTCTCAAGTCTAATCCACACAAATAAGAATGCATTAATATTGTTTAGAATGAATGAGTCAAATTTGAGTGGCTTTAGATATAAACTTTTTGAAAGCCTCTACTAAAGTTGTGGTAAACCTATTAGCTATAGATGCTTATGGGaattattatgtttaatttattCCACTCCAGCACAGTTGACCCCAACATCAAATAATTATGGATACGTAATCATTGAtcttactcataaaataaaaatgcatcttactttatttttttgataacTTATACATAGGAACAAGGAATAATACTACTACGTCAAACTCGACAACTTTACTAAAATGTACATCCAGTCAGCCACGTTTGatccatcaaatcaaataaacaTTTGATTTGATCTTCTTCACAATAACAATTGCAAAATATGGATGTGACTGAAAACGACCTTATTTCAGAATTCGTTCATAATAGCTGCAGCAACacaggaaaagaagaagaaaagataagAGTCAGTATTTTTGCATGCAAATCATCATCATGAAGAGGTTTACAAACAAGTTCAACACAATCAACTTACCCCCCAAAGTCTTCATAATCTGCTAGCTTTTTCACAACATGGTTGAAGTCAAGCCACATTGCAGCTTGGAAAATCTTCATGCAGAAGTACCAAATGATCCCAACCGCAGTCAGCACAGCAATCACCAagtatataatttttgtgcCAACACAAATTACGTACACCAAAAACCCAAATGGAATGAACAACACTGCTATCAACCACCTCAGCCTGGTAATTGGAATTTTAAAGGGCCTCTCCACAGCTGGAAACTTCAccctcaaccaaataaaagCTGAAAATTCGACTAGCATGCCCAGACTGTTTAAAACATTCACCAAGGATGTGACATGCCTGAAATTCATGTAAGAAACCAGGACTGATATCACTGTTGGGATCATAATTCCCAACCAGGGTGTATTGAACCGTTTGGACCGCACACCGAAAAGTTTCGGTAACAAGCCTAATTCAGCCATGCCAGAAAGCTGGTATGAACAGCTGCTCAATTGGGACTGATACACACCAATGCCAGATAAAAAGGCTCCAATCCTAACCCATTTTTTGAACCTTTTCCCCACAATTTTTTCTCCAACAACTGTGTAAAACCCATCAACCCAGTCATCTAGGTCAAGGGACATAGCCCCAGTTGCAGCCAGCATGGGTATCAAAGAAGTCAAGCAAGTCAACAACCCAGCTGAGAGAAATGCTTTTGGTAATGTCTTGGAGGGTTTCTTAACACCCTCTACAACTAAAGTACTTACATTGTCCCAACAATTCAAGTTCCAAAACAGGGaattgaagaacaatggcCATTCTTTTTTCCTACCCTTCTGGCCTAAAACAGCCCAATTGCTAGGATCAATCTTGGGAATtgcaaaaacagaaattacTAAGAATGGCAAGTATGACAAAACCCCCAAAGATATTGCAGCATAGCCTACAGTAGGCAAACCAATGAAGTTGAGAACAGAGAGCAACATGGTTGAAACAGAGATAACTAAATAGTGAGGCAAGGGTGAGAAGGAAGTTGGCAGTATTGGATCAATGTAGTCTATACAGAGAACAGGGTAGGAAGATAAGTTTATGACAGCACTAAGAAACTTCCAGAAACCAACAAGGAAGCCCCAGAAGGGACCGAAGGCTTGGTGAGTCCATATGACAAAGCCACCATTGCCGGGAAAGGCCGTGGCCAACTCAGCAGTGACAAGGGCCTCAGGGATGCTCCAAATGACTGGGAAGAGTAGAAAGCCAAGGATGGCAAAGAAAGGCCCCCCAGAGCCAACAATGGACTCTGTGCCATAAGGGCCACCAGAGACTTGAAAGTAAATGAGGAAAACTAAAGGGATGAATGATAGTCTTTTGCTTTTGATCTTGGTGGTGCTAAACATTGGAGGTTCTTGTACCGcttcttgtttttcattttcaggaagaatggtttttgaatttggagaagaattggcGGCTTTCATggtgttttcttcttcttttttcttttgttgggaTTTCTTGGATGTTTtaatggaaaattttcaaatgtgGGTGGTGTATAGTTCTGTGATTGGGTTCCGAGattgttggtggtggttggaTTGGAAGGCTAGTTGCCTATATAACTTGGTTCATGTGGCATGAAACAAATGCTGTCAAAATGTATGAAATTATTATACTCAATCTTTCTGCAGTTTGTATTGAGCATGCTAGTTTCTTGGAAATTGCTTGTACCAGTACATTGTTGTCACTTGTGAGAAAGAGTTAGTTTGTACTATAAACTATAATCCATCACAACTTCCATGCACATACACATAATATTCCAAAGTACATATTTTAGCAGCTGGTAAATTCATGTGGCAACAAAACTTCTGATTTAACTCAAAACATGGATACAACCCTTGCCTACTTTCAATCCCATCCCATTCATGCCTCTCTTCTTGTACTGGTTATGCTTCTTTCTCAGAAATTTCTTGGGCGCCTAgacaacaaaagaagaagaagaagaagaacaaaaaataaacagagAGCTTAAGAAATAGGGCTGCACCAAACAGAGAGCTTTGAACCATCACACTGCatctccttcatttt comes from Prunus dulcis chromosome 6, ALMONDv2, whole genome shotgun sequence and encodes:
- the LOC117631818 gene encoding probable polyamine transporter At3g13620, whose protein sequence is MKAANSSPNSKTILPENEKQEAVQEPPMFSTTKIKSKRLSFIPLVFLIYFQVSGGPYGTESIVGSGGPFFAILGFLLFPVIWSIPEALVTAELATAFPGNGGFVIWTHQAFGPFWGFLVGFWKFLSAVINLSSYPVLCIDYIDPILPTSFSPLPHYLVISVSTMLLSVLNFIGLPTVGYAAISLGVLSYLPFLVISVFAIPKIDPSNWAVLGQKGRKKEWPLFFNSLFWNLNCWDNVSTLVVEGVKKPSKTLPKAFLSAGLLTCLTSLIPMLAATGAMSLDLDDWVDGFYTVVGEKIVGKRFKKWVRIGAFLSGIGVYQSQLSSCSYQLSGMAELGLLPKLFGVRSKRFNTPWLGIMIPTVISVLVSYMNFRHVTSLVNVLNSLGMLVEFSAFIWLRVKFPAVERPFKIPITRLRWLIAVLFIPFGFLVYVICVGTKIIYLVIAVLTAVGIIWYFCMKIFQAAMWLDFNHVVKKLADYEDFGGYYERILK
- the LOC117632720 gene encoding F-box/kelch-repeat protein At1g15670-like, which produces MVKCPNFMAGEKLTHSLTKNKKQKKKTSLLQKLHLCFPAKIASLLCFKVHFFANMWNLKLTQLLPGLPEELGLECLTRLPYSAHPVASQVCRPWRTLLESQQFYHHRKKNGHTHKVACLVQALPHEPLVSESDGPKSNDSPSYGIAVFDPVSCSWQRVDPVPKYPNGLPLFCQLASCEGKLVAMGGWDPVSYDPVTDVFVYDFTNSQWRQGNDMPSKRSFFAIGSYSGRVYVAGGHDENKNALKSAWVYDLRLDEWTELTQMSQERDECQGVVIGDEFWVVSGYGTESQGVFEGGAEALEFGSGRWRRVDGAWEVGQCPRQCVGVGIDGKLTSWSELDSAVRVGTCGVTVGGGTLVMGSEYQGAKQGFYMVEEMKGGQNGKLEKISVPDEFSGFVQSGCCVEI